The DNA window AACGATTTTCTTAAAAACATTTCCCCTTTCTTCGAAATTCTTGAACATATCAAAGCTGGCACAAGCTGGAGAAAGAAGGATAATGTCATTGTTTTCCGATTCTGAAAAAGCTGTTTTTAGACATTTTTCAAAATTCTCAAATTTAGATGTTTTAACTACATTTCCGAAAGCAGCGAACATCTTTTCCTGTGTTTCCCCGATCAAGTAAACTTTCTTTGCATACCTGTTTAAAAAAGGATTCAATGTCGAAAAATTTTCTCCTTTATCAGAACCTCCTAAAATTACTCTCACAGGTTTGTCGAACGATTGCAGCGCATATTTGACTGAATCAGTGTTGGTTGCTTTGGAATCATTATAAAATTTAATACTGTTTATTTCTGCTACAAATTCCAGACGATGGGGAAGAGGAGAGAATGTTTTCAGAGCATATCTAATATCTTTTTCAGAAATGTTAAATGGAGAAACAGCCAGGATAGAAGCCATTGTATTGGAAATATTATGAGGACCTTTTAAGGAAAAATTTTTTATTGAAAAATTTCTCTCATGAAACCGGATTTTGTTCTTTT is part of the Candidatus Cloacimonadota bacterium genome and encodes:
- a CDS encoding UDP-N-acetylmuramoyl-L-alanine--D-glutamate ligase; translation: SDLAVLNFDDDVISGFQKNFKSRIQYFSSLKKTDIYLEKNKIRFHERNFSIKNFSLKGPHNISNTMASILAVSPFNISEKDIRYALKTFSPLPHRLEFVAEINSIKFYNDSKATNTDSVKYALQSFDKPVRVILGGSDKGENFSTLNPFLNRYAKKVYLIGETQEKMFAAFGNVVKTSKFENFEKCLKTAFSESENNDIILLSPACASFDMFKNFEERGNVFKKIVKQLVWEMRNEN